A single Nisaea sp. DNA region contains:
- the lpdA gene encoding dihydrolipoyl dehydrogenase has protein sequence MADTQFDILVIGGGPGGYVSAIRAAQLGMKTALVEREHLGGICLNWGCIPTKALLRSAEIFDHMKHAESFGLSAGNIGFDLGKVVQRSRGVAKQLNQGVGHLLKKNKVTVFMAAAKLAGPGKVEIDEKGKKQTLSAKHIILATGARARDLPGLEADGKLVWNYKHALVADTMPKRLLVIGSGAIGIEFASFFNSLGADVTVVEVMDRVLPVEDAEISGLAHKAFEKKGMKIMTGATVKGLKRGAKEVVATIEKGGKSTEQTFDRVISAVGIVGNVEDLGLEGTKVKVDRTHVVIDEWCRTGEPGVYAIGDIAGAPWLAHKASHEGVICIEKIAGLKDVHPLDVKRIPGCTYCQPQVASVGLTEAAAKAAGYELKVGRFPFMGNGKAIALGEPEGLVKTVFDAKTGELLGAHMIGAEVTELIQGYSVAKTLETTEVDLMHTVFPHPTLSEMMHESVLDAYGRAVHF, from the coding sequence ATGGCTGACACCCAGTTCGATATCCTAGTCATCGGCGGCGGGCCGGGCGGTTATGTATCCGCGATCCGCGCTGCCCAGCTCGGCATGAAGACGGCGCTGGTCGAGCGCGAGCATCTTGGCGGCATCTGCCTCAACTGGGGCTGTATTCCGACCAAAGCGCTGCTGCGCTCCGCCGAGATCTTCGACCACATGAAGCATGCCGAGAGCTTCGGCCTGAGCGCCGGCAATATCGGATTCGACCTCGGCAAGGTGGTCCAGCGCTCCCGCGGGGTTGCCAAGCAGCTCAATCAGGGCGTCGGGCACCTGCTGAAGAAGAACAAGGTCACGGTCTTTATGGCGGCGGCCAAGCTCGCCGGCCCTGGCAAGGTCGAGATCGACGAGAAGGGCAAGAAGCAGACCCTTTCAGCGAAGCACATCATACTCGCCACCGGCGCCCGTGCCCGCGATCTGCCGGGCCTCGAAGCGGACGGAAAGCTGGTCTGGAACTACAAGCACGCGCTGGTCGCGGACACCATGCCGAAGCGGCTTCTGGTTATCGGATCCGGTGCTATCGGAATTGAATTTGCCAGCTTCTTCAATAGTCTCGGGGCTGACGTTACAGTCGTTGAGGTGATGGATCGGGTGCTTCCTGTCGAGGATGCCGAGATCTCAGGCTTGGCTCACAAGGCCTTCGAGAAGAAGGGCATGAAGATCATGACCGGGGCCACGGTGAAAGGCCTCAAGCGCGGCGCCAAGGAAGTCGTGGCGACCATCGAGAAGGGCGGCAAATCCACCGAGCAGACGTTCGATCGGGTGATCTCTGCTGTCGGTATCGTCGGCAATGTCGAGGATCTCGGCCTTGAAGGCACGAAGGTGAAGGTCGACCGCACCCATGTTGTGATCGACGAGTGGTGCCGCACCGGTGAGCCGGGCGTCTATGCCATCGGCGATATTGCCGGAGCACCCTGGCTGGCCCACAAGGCGAGCCACGAAGGGGTTATTTGCATCGAGAAGATCGCCGGTCTGAAAGATGTGCATCCGCTCGACGTGAAACGCATTCCGGGCTGCACCTATTGCCAGCCTCAGGTCGCCAGTGTCGGTCTGACCGAGGCAGCCGCGAAAGCGGCTGGGTATGAGCTGAAAGTCGGCCGTTTCCCGTTCATGGGCAACGGCAAGGCGATTGCCCTTGGTGAGCCGGAAGGTCTTGTGAAAACCGTGTTCGACGCCAAGACTGGGGAGTTGCTCGGTGCGCATATGATCGGCGCGGAAGTGACCGAGCTGATCCAGGGCTACAGCGTGGCCAAAACGCTGGAGACCACAGAGGTCGATCTGATGCATACGGTGTTCCCGCATCCAACCCTGAGCGAGATGATGCACGAGTCGGTCCTTGACGCTTATGGGCGTGCGGTCCACTTCTAG
- a CDS encoding pyruvate dehydrogenase complex dihydrolipoamide acetyltransferase: MAISVLMPALSPTMTEGKLATWLVAEGDKISAGDVIAEIETDKATMEVEAVDEGVLGKIIVAAGTDNVAVNAPIAVILEDGEDAGSVDMDAVAGSGGPAPKAEAKPEPAPAATAPAPAAPAPKPAPAPAAAASGERVFASPLARRMAEQAGLDLGQITGSGPSGRIVKHDIEDAIAGGTGKAAPAAAPAPAAAAQAPAPSLGSAPSPDVPGLPAFDEIPNTTMRKVIAKRLTESKQFAPHFYLTVDCEIDALLNVRKELNAKLDGEKVSVNDLVIKASAQALKKVPAANASWTDEAIRIFKSVDISVAVAIEGGLITPVIRDAQNKGALDIAREMKDLASRARDGKLMPEEYQGGTFSISNLGMFGIKDFCAVINPPQGAILAIGAGEQRAVVKDGALAVATVMSCTLSVDHRVVDGAVGAEFLAAFKKLIEDPLTMLL; encoded by the coding sequence ATGGCCATATCCGTTCTGATGCCAGCCCTGTCGCCGACAATGACAGAGGGCAAGCTCGCCACCTGGCTGGTGGCCGAGGGCGACAAGATTTCCGCCGGTGACGTGATCGCGGAGATCGAAACCGACAAGGCAACCATGGAAGTCGAGGCTGTCGACGAAGGCGTTCTCGGCAAAATCATCGTTGCCGCCGGCACCGACAATGTTGCCGTGAATGCGCCGATCGCCGTGATCCTTGAAGACGGCGAAGATGCCGGCAGCGTCGACATGGACGCCGTCGCCGGTAGTGGTGGTCCGGCTCCGAAGGCGGAAGCCAAGCCGGAACCGGCTCCGGCGGCAACGGCTCCTGCGCCCGCCGCTCCGGCACCGAAACCTGCTCCAGCCCCGGCGGCTGCCGCGTCCGGTGAGCGTGTCTTCGCCAGCCCGCTGGCCCGCCGTATGGCGGAGCAGGCAGGGCTCGACCTTGGCCAGATCACGGGCTCCGGCCCTAGTGGCCGGATCGTGAAGCACGATATCGAGGACGCCATTGCTGGCGGAACCGGGAAGGCTGCTCCGGCCGCTGCCCCTGCACCGGCAGCGGCTGCACAGGCTCCGGCACCGTCTCTCGGTTCAGCTCCAAGCCCGGACGTTCCCGGCTTGCCGGCGTTCGACGAGATCCCGAACACCACCATGCGCAAGGTCATCGCCAAGCGTCTGACCGAGTCCAAGCAGTTCGCCCCGCATTTCTATCTGACTGTCGATTGCGAGATCGATGCCCTGTTGAACGTGCGTAAGGAACTGAACGCCAAGCTCGACGGCGAAAAGGTCTCGGTGAACGATCTTGTCATCAAGGCGTCCGCGCAGGCTCTGAAGAAGGTGCCGGCCGCCAATGCAAGCTGGACCGACGAAGCGATCCGGATCTTCAAATCCGTCGATATCTCGGTTGCTGTTGCCATCGAGGGCGGACTGATCACCCCGGTTATTCGCGATGCGCAGAACAAGGGCGCTCTCGATATTGCCAGGGAAATGAAGGATCTCGCCTCCCGTGCCCGCGACGGCAAGCTGATGCCCGAGGAATACCAGGGCGGCACCTTCTCGATTTCCAATCTCGGCATGTTCGGGATCAAGGATTTCTGTGCCGTGATCAACCCGCCGCAAGGCGCGATCCTGGCCATCGGTGCCGGCGAACAGCGCGCGGTTGTGAAGGACGGCGCGCTGGCTGTTGCCACGGTCATGAGCTGCACGCTCTCGGTCGACCACCGGGTTGTTGACGGTGCGGTCGGGGCCGAGTTCCTGGCTGCCTTCAAGAAGCTGATCGAAGATCCGCTGACCATGCTGCTCTGA
- a CDS encoding pyruvate dehydrogenase complex E1 component subunit beta: MSVQILMPALSPTMTEGKLATWMVKEGDSVAAGDVIAEIETDKATMEVEAVDEGVIGKILVPAGTDAVAVNTPIAVLLEEGEDASAVDSASAAPAPAPVAAEAPAAEPAPASAAPVAPVAVVPASDEDKYFDEVKTQTIREALRDAMAEEMRGDDKVFVMGEEVAEYQGAYKVTQGLLQEFGDKRVIDTPITEHGFAGLAVGAAFGGLKPVVEFMTFNFAMQAIDHIINSAAKTRYMSGGQMGCHMVFRGPNGAAARVGAQHSQCYASWYAHCPGLKVVSPYSAADAKGLLKSAIRDPNPVIFLENEVLYGQSFDVPVSEDFTVPIGKAKIVREGTDVTITAFSIMVGKALQAAEKLAEQGISAEVIDLRTIRPLDTATIVASVQKTNRLVTCEEGWAACGIGAEIAAQVMDQAFDHLDAPVARVAGEDVPMPYAANLEQLALPQVENIVEAVKSVCYRG; this comes from the coding sequence ATGAGCGTACAAATCCTGATGCCGGCCCTGTCGCCGACCATGACCGAGGGCAAGCTTGCCACCTGGATGGTCAAGGAAGGGGACAGCGTTGCCGCCGGTGACGTGATTGCCGAAATCGAAACCGACAAGGCGACCATGGAAGTGGAAGCCGTGGACGAAGGCGTCATCGGCAAGATCCTGGTTCCCGCCGGGACCGATGCCGTGGCGGTGAACACACCGATTGCTGTGCTGCTGGAAGAGGGCGAAGACGCAAGCGCCGTCGACAGCGCGTCCGCCGCGCCGGCGCCGGCTCCTGTCGCCGCCGAAGCACCGGCTGCCGAGCCTGCACCGGCATCTGCTGCACCGGTTGCTCCCGTCGCTGTGGTGCCGGCAAGCGACGAGGACAAGTATTTCGACGAAGTGAAGACCCAGACCATCCGCGAGGCATTGCGCGATGCCATGGCAGAGGAAATGCGCGGTGACGACAAGGTTTTCGTCATGGGCGAAGAGGTCGCGGAATATCAGGGTGCCTACAAGGTGACCCAGGGCCTGCTGCAGGAGTTCGGCGACAAGCGGGTGATTGACACACCAATCACCGAGCATGGTTTTGCGGGGCTTGCCGTCGGTGCGGCCTTCGGCGGCCTGAAGCCGGTTGTCGAGTTCATGACATTCAACTTCGCCATGCAGGCCATCGACCACATCATCAACTCGGCAGCGAAGACGCGCTACATGTCCGGCGGCCAGATGGGGTGCCACATGGTGTTCCGCGGCCCGAACGGCGCCGCCGCACGTGTCGGCGCGCAGCACTCCCAGTGCTATGCCAGCTGGTACGCGCATTGCCCGGGTCTGAAGGTGGTCTCTCCCTATTCTGCGGCTGACGCCAAGGGGCTTCTGAAATCCGCCATCCGCGACCCGAACCCGGTGATCTTCCTCGAAAACGAAGTCCTTTACGGCCAGTCCTTCGACGTACCGGTGAGCGAGGACTTCACGGTTCCGATCGGCAAGGCCAAGATCGTCCGCGAAGGCACGGACGTGACCATCACGGCGTTCTCCATCATGGTCGGCAAGGCACTGCAGGCTGCCGAGAAGCTGGCTGAGCAGGGTATCAGCGCCGAGGTCATCGACCTGCGCACCATTCGCCCGCTCGATACAGCAACAATTGTCGCGTCGGTGCAGAAGACCAACCGTCTCGTAACCTGCGAGGAAGGCTGGGCTGCTTGTGGCATTGGTGCCGAGATTGCCGCGCAGGTGATGGATCAGGCTTTCGATCATCTCGATGCACCGGTAGCGCGTGTCGCGGGTGAAGATGTTCCCATGCCGTACGCAGCCAATCTGGAACAACTGGCTCTGCCGCAGGTGGAGAACATCGTCGAGGCGGTAAAATCCGTCTGTTATCGCGGCTAA
- the pdhA gene encoding pyruvate dehydrogenase (acetyl-transferring) E1 component subunit alpha: MAQAKSAAGASRSAPTRTRKSRPAKPPKNNAAELLPFYRDMLLIRRFEEKAGQMYGMGLIGGFCHLYIGQEAVVVGMQSAIGKGDKVLTSYRDHGHMLACGMEARGVMAELTGRIGGYSKGKGGSMHMFSREKDFYGGHGIVGAQVPIGAGLAFANKYNGTDQVSLTYLGDGALNQGQVYETFNMAALWKLPVIFIIENNKYAMGTSVTRAAAGVSLYQRGAAYGIPGAEVDGMDVVAVQEAAEKAVKHCRSGKGPYILEMKTYRYRGHSMSDPAKYRTKDEVNKMRQEHDPIDQLRATLLEIGVAEEELKGIDREIKAIVTDAADFAQSSPEPDPSELFTDILVEA, from the coding sequence ATGGCTCAAGCGAAGTCAGCTGCCGGCGCAAGCCGCAGCGCACCCACACGGACTCGTAAATCCCGACCTGCAAAGCCACCGAAGAACAATGCTGCGGAGCTGCTGCCGTTTTATCGCGACATGCTGCTGATCCGCCGGTTCGAGGAAAAGGCTGGGCAGATGTACGGGATGGGGCTGATCGGCGGCTTCTGCCATCTCTATATTGGCCAGGAAGCTGTTGTTGTCGGTATGCAGTCCGCCATCGGCAAGGGCGACAAGGTGCTGACAAGCTATCGTGACCACGGGCACATGCTGGCCTGCGGAATGGAAGCGCGCGGTGTCATGGCCGAGTTGACCGGCCGGATCGGCGGCTATTCCAAGGGCAAGGGCGGCTCGATGCACATGTTCAGCCGCGAGAAGGACTTTTACGGCGGCCACGGCATCGTCGGGGCGCAGGTGCCGATCGGAGCCGGGCTCGCCTTCGCAAACAAATATAACGGCACCGACCAGGTCAGCCTGACCTATCTCGGCGATGGCGCTTTGAACCAGGGGCAGGTCTACGAGACCTTCAACATGGCCGCGCTCTGGAAGCTGCCGGTTATCTTCATCATCGAGAACAACAAATACGCCATGGGTACCTCGGTGACCCGGGCGGCAGCCGGTGTTTCGCTCTACCAGCGCGGCGCGGCCTACGGCATTCCGGGGGCGGAAGTTGACGGCATGGACGTTGTCGCCGTGCAGGAAGCGGCGGAGAAGGCGGTCAAGCACTGCCGTTCCGGCAAGGGACCGTACATCCTGGAAATGAAGACCTATCGCTATCGCGGCCATTCCATGTCCGATCCGGCGAAATACCGGACCAAGGACGAGGTCAACAAGATGCGTCAGGAGCACGACCCGATTGATCAGCTGCGGGCAACGCTGCTGGAAATCGGGGTCGCGGAAGAAGAGCTGAAAGGCATCGACCGCGAAATCAAGGCGATCGTCACCGACGCCGCCGATTTTGCCCAGTCGAGCCCGGAGCCGGATCCTTCCGAACTCTTCACGGACATCCTGGTCGAAGCCTGA
- a CDS encoding FtsB family cell division protein has protein sequence MTLAFEIKRRARHVVGPVIGCLLLGYFVFHSVEGDRGIHAWRALDSKIEIAEAKLAVLKGKRESLEKKVAMLHPDSIDRDLLTEQARRVLNYLDQDDFVISGMSATEAPNSVGAMQQVIDAVQQFPKIRAISTASGDN, from the coding sequence ATGACCCTCGCATTCGAGATCAAGCGGCGCGCACGGCATGTGGTTGGCCCGGTTATCGGCTGCCTGCTCCTTGGTTATTTCGTTTTCCATTCCGTTGAGGGCGACCGTGGCATTCATGCCTGGCGTGCGCTCGACAGTAAAATCGAGATCGCGGAGGCCAAGCTTGCCGTGCTCAAGGGCAAGCGTGAGTCGCTGGAAAAGAAGGTCGCCATGCTGCACCCGGACAGCATCGATCGTGACCTGCTGACAGAGCAGGCCCGCCGGGTTCTGAACTACCTGGATCAGGACGATTTCGTGATCTCCGGGATGTCGGCCACAGAGGCGCCAAATTCCGTTGGTGCAATGCAGCAAGTTATTGATGCAGTGCAGCAATTTCCGAAAATACGCGCAATTTCAACGGCTTCAGGCGACAATTAG
- the eno gene encoding phosphopyruvate hydratase: protein MSAIVDITGREILDSRGNPTVEVDVTLETGAMGRAAVPSGASTGAYEALELRDQDAGRYGGKGVLQAVDAVNGEIFDALYDMDASDQIEIDRTMIDLDGTDKKERLGANAMLGVSLAVAKAAAADHEMPLYRYIGGAFAHLLPTPMMNIINGGAHADNPIDFQEFMIMPVSAETLADSVRVGAEVFHALKKKLSEAGHSTNVGDEGGFAPNLKSEEEALGFVMSAIEAAGYKPGDDVAIALDPASTEFFKDGKYLLAGQGKTLDAGGMIDLYEDLCARFPIVSIEDALSEDDWDGFKALTDRIGGKVQIVGDDLFVTNPARLREGIAMGAANSILVKVNQIGTLSETLETCETAHKAGYTTVMSHRSGETEDSTIADLAVAVNAGQIKTGSLSRSDRMAKYNQLIRIEEDLGRAARYAGRAALGPRAR from the coding sequence ATGAGCGCCATCGTCGATATCACCGGTCGTGAGATTCTCGACAGCCGCGGTAACCCGACCGTCGAGGTCGATGTGACCCTCGAGACAGGTGCCATGGGCCGCGCCGCCGTGCCCTCAGGTGCCTCCACAGGCGCCTATGAGGCCTTGGAGCTGCGCGATCAGGATGCCGGGCGGTATGGCGGCAAGGGTGTGCTGCAGGCCGTCGACGCGGTGAATGGCGAGATCTTCGACGCGCTCTACGATATGGATGCGAGCGATCAGATCGAGATCGACCGGACAATGATCGATCTCGATGGTACGGACAAGAAAGAGCGTCTGGGCGCCAATGCGATGCTGGGCGTCAGCCTGGCCGTCGCCAAGGCCGCTGCCGCCGATCACGAGATGCCGCTCTACCGCTATATCGGGGGGGCCTTCGCCCATCTGTTGCCGACGCCGATGATGAACATCATCAATGGCGGCGCACATGCGGATAACCCGATCGACTTCCAGGAATTCATGATCATGCCAGTCTCCGCCGAGACGCTGGCCGATAGTGTGCGCGTCGGTGCGGAAGTGTTCCACGCGCTGAAGAAGAAGCTCTCCGAGGCCGGTCACAGCACCAATGTCGGGGACGAGGGTGGCTTCGCGCCGAACCTGAAGAGCGAGGAAGAAGCTCTCGGTTTCGTCATGTCCGCAATCGAAGCGGCGGGTTACAAGCCGGGTGACGACGTTGCCATCGCGCTCGATCCTGCCTCGACGGAATTCTTCAAGGACGGCAAGTATCTGCTGGCCGGGCAGGGCAAGACGCTGGATGCCGGCGGCATGATCGATCTCTACGAGGATCTCTGCGCCCGTTTCCCGATCGTTTCCATCGAGGATGCGTTGTCCGAGGATGACTGGGACGGCTTCAAGGCCCTTACCGATCGTATCGGAGGCAAGGTCCAGATCGTCGGCGACGACCTGTTCGTGACCAACCCGGCGCGTTTGCGCGAGGGGATCGCCATGGGCGCCGCCAATTCCATTCTGGTGAAGGTGAACCAGATTGGCACCCTGAGCGAAACCCTGGAGACCTGCGAGACGGCGCACAAGGCCGGTTATACCACGGTCATGTCTCACCGCTCTGGCGAGACCGAGGATTCAACCATCGCTGATCTTGCGGTTGCCGTGAATGCGGGCCAGATCAAGACCGGTTCGCTCTCCCGTTCCGACCGGATGGCGAAGTACAACCAGCTGATCCGGATCGAGGAAGATCTTGGCCGCGCGGCCCGCTATGCAGGCCGCGCAGCTCTCGGCCCACGCGCCCGATAG